One window of Leucoraja erinacea ecotype New England chromosome 37, Leri_hhj_1, whole genome shotgun sequence genomic DNA carries:
- the LOC129713713 gene encoding uncharacterized protein LOC129713713, with protein sequence MDPATDCPQFQVSEVMKLAEKLRKTKVAAASSFPGRSLFGTTLDSQGLDKEVPEGHSPDASECRCQPEPPLVQGTERDCRTQPVHTPKSGQLCHDLVRSPSSKAGSAGDGTATPCGGLAKEGASPFPPKKSPKSQTGSPVRNLEGSATSMQGEQPGSRSPMCETPGRPPSRDLQCLIPRNIEHKFRTHIVNEVLSDKKVSEKTCLADMDVERMFFHQRGECKVKEFLYNKEHPAGMLDAKDTTVNAAENIMDEANMYEQIGFPLRCNIFPGTAHSN encoded by the exons ATGGACCCAGCCACAGATTGCCCTCAGTTCCAAG TCTCCGAAGTCATGAAACTGGCAG AGAAACTGAGGAAAACGAAAGTGGCAGCAGCAAGCAGTTTCCCCGGTCGAAGCCTCTTTGGCACGACGCTGGACAGTCAAGGTTTGGACAAAG AGGTACCAGAGGGACACAGTCCTGATGCGTCCGAATGTCGTTGTCAACCCGAGCCTCCGTTGGTgcaagggacagagagagactgCAGGACGCAGCCAGTCCACACCCCCAAGTCTGGCCAACTGTGCCACGACCTTGTGAGGAGCCCAAGCTCGAAGGCGGGCTCTGCCGGGGACGGGACGGCCACCCCGTGCGGCGGCTTGGCCAAGGAAGGGGCTTCCCCTTTCCCCCCGAAGAAGTCGCCCAAATCGCAGACCGGCAGCCCTGTCAGAAACCTCGAGGGGAGCGCGACGTCCATGCAAGGGGAGCAGCCCGGCTCCCGATCGCCGATGTGTGAGACTCCAGGCAGGCCGCCCTCTCGGGACCTGCAATGTCTAATCCCGAGAAACATCGAGCACAAGTTCAGGACCCACATTGTGAATGAGGTCCTATCGGACAAAAAGGTTAGTGAAAAGACCTGTTTAGCtgacatggatgtggagaggatgtttttccACCAGCGGGGAGAGTGCAAG GTTAAGGAGTTCTTGTATAACAAAGAACATCCTGCAGGAATGCTGGATGCCAAGGACACCACAGTGAACGCAGCAGAGAACATCATGGATGAGGCAAACATGTATGAACAAATTGGCTTTCCCCTGCGATGTAACATCTTCCCAGGTACTGCCCATTCTAACTAA